The following is a genomic window from Chryseobacterium sp. StRB126.
AAGAAAAAGATAGTGATTTATATACAGTTGCAAACGTTTTCCGTTCAGCTTTTTTCAGCTAATTCTTTTAATTTCTGATTCATGAGATTGAAGCCGATTGTTGTATTGTCAAAATTAAAAAACGGAACAAGGAGACCAGAAAATTGTTCTGATTGGATAAATTGAGTTGTCCCATTTTTATTGTCAATCAATTCAAAGTGATGTTCACCATCAAATATCCCTTTAAATAATAATTTTCCTAACCATTTCAGTTCTTTATTCTCTTTTTTCGATAAGACTACAGGCTTGAAGACCATGCCTTTTCCTTCTTTTGGTTTGATCGTAACCTGTATTTGGCTGCCTTCTTCTACCGATCCCCGAATCTCAGTAATAAAAGGATTCCAGGTTGGATAATTTTGAAAGTTTGATAATATTTTCCATATTTTTTCAGGGGTGGCATGAATGGCTATTTCTGTTTCGATTTTCTTTGACATGATAAATGATTTTATATGAGCAAAGTTCAGGGAGAAGAATAGAAATCCACTTGACAAAAATCAAGAATTTCCTGTGGCTATTTTATTTCTAATTCTACTGAAAGTCTCAGAAGTCATGCCAAGCATGGATGCAATATACTGCAAAGGAATCTGGTTGAATAATTGAGG
Proteins encoded in this region:
- a CDS encoding SRPBCC domain-containing protein, with product MSKKIETEIAIHATPEKIWKILSNFQNYPTWNPFITEIRGSVEEGSQIQVTIKPKEGKGMVFKPVVLSKKENKELKWLGKLLFKGIFDGEHHFELIDNKNGTTQFIQSEQFSGLLVPFFNFDNTTIGFNLMNQKLKELAEKS